Proteins encoded together in one Polypterus senegalus isolate Bchr_013 chromosome 16, ASM1683550v1, whole genome shotgun sequence window:
- the kat14 gene encoding cysteine-rich protein 2-binding protein translates to MDDSMDMRLLSSQRIDDEATRMSASEGLEEGEVEGETLLIVESEDQASVDLSHDQSGDSLNSDLGDEGDSSWTEELSFYCDKCHKWILASQLRGEQPSHLKGDNFFKFICCDCSDDGKEHFERMRLTWQQVVMLAMYNLSLEGTGRQGYFRWKEDICAFIGRHWSFLLGNRKKTSTWWSTVAGCLSVGSPLFFRSGAQEFGEPGWWKLVHNKPPTLKPEGEKMALSSLKTKATSKPSLDPIITVEGLRKRAVRNPVESAMQLKEKRSRTQEAKDIRRAQKEAAGFLDRSTSSTPVKFGSRGRRPDLILEKGEVIDFSSISSSDQTPLTSPSPSPSLDFSAPGTPASHSATPSLLSEADLIPDVMPPQALFHDDEEMEGDGVIDPGIEYVPPPSMPLATGSLIVRKKIRGYEHIKQEVESEEERADKIEGDQDEGEGGCHSKSRNEKKIPGSSKDETLTGTRYAPLGLYEEKMLLRKLESYASAVTVCPEARRLYRKLLVRQAKRERGLPLLDLDLAVSATLAFVGAMYGAKESEGGCQIRTGIATYRTTSKDLQILDRFQSAVSGRKGYRLPVASFWHRLMGSDATSEQCIISPYTSRTLKPFIRRDYESKPLKLRLLAEIRAYRNRNIPDWTPESDAPIDYCYVRPNHIPSINSMCHEMFWPGIDLSECLQYPDFSVVVLYKKIVIGFGFMVPDVKYSEAYISFLLVHPEWRRAGIGTFMIYHLIQTCMGKDVTLHVSASNPAMLLYQKFGFKTEEFILDFYDKYYPVDSKECRHAFFLRLRR, encoded by the exons ATGGATGACAGCATGGATATGCGATTGCTATCTAGTCAGCGAATAGACGATGAAGCAACTCGGATGTCTGCATCTGAAGGGCTGGAAGAGGGAGAAGTGGAAGGGGAAACACTCCTTATTGTGGAATCAGAAGACCAGGCCTCAGTAGATCTTTCTCATGATCAGAGTGGTGACTCTCTTAATAGTGACTTGGGGGATGAAGGAGATTCTAGTTGGACTGAGGAGCTGTCCTTTTACTGTGACAAGTGTCATAAGTGGATACTTGCAA GTCAATTAAGAGGAGAGCAACCCAGTCATCTTAAGGGAGATAACTTCTTTAAGTTTATCTGCTGTGATTGTTCAGATGATGGAAAAGAGCATTTTGAAAGAATGAGGCTCACCTGGCAACAG gtTGTTATGTTAGCAATGTACAATTTATCCTTAGAAGGAACAGGTCGACAGGGTTACTTCAGGTGGAAAGAGGATATTTGTGCTTTTATTGGGAGACATTGGTCTTTCCTGCTAGGAAACAG AAAGAAAACATCGACTTGGTGGAGCACTGTGGCTGGCTGTTTATCTGTAGGTAGCCCTCTGTTCTTTCGATCAGGAGCCCAAGAATTTGGGGAGCCCGGCTGGTGGAAACTGGTTCACAACAAACCACCTACATTAAAACCAGAAGGAGAAAAAATGGCATTGTCTTCTTTAAAgacaaagg CAACTTCAAAACCTTCTCTCGACCCCATAATCACAGTCGAAGGCCTGCGAAAGCGTGCTGTACGCAACCCTGTGGAGAGTGCCATGCAGCTGAAAGAGAAACGATCACGTACACAGGAGGCAAAGGACATACGTCGAGCTCAGAAAGAGGCTGCTGGCTTCCTCGACCGTAGTACTTCTTCCACACCAGTTAAGTTTGGCAGCCGTGGGCGGCGACCAGATCTAATTTTGGAAAAAGGAGAAGTAATAGACTTTTCTTCAATCAGCTCGTCTGACCAGACCCCTCTGACCAGCCCTTCTCCATCTCCTTCGCTGGATTTTTCTGCTCCTGGTACCCCAGCTTCACATTCCGCTACTCCCAGTCTACTTTCAGAGGCAGATCTTATTCCTGATGTAATGCCACCCCAAGCATTATTTCACG ATGATGAAGAAATGGAAGGTGATGGTGTTATAGATCCAGGAATAGAGTATGTACCTCCTCCCAGCATGCCTTTGGCCACAGGCTCCCTTATTGTAAGGAAGAAGATTCGAGGTTATGAGCATATTAAACAAGAGGTGGAGAGTGAGGAGGAGCGGGCTGACAAGATTGAAGGGGATCAGGATGAAGGTGAGGGGGGCTGTCATTCCAAATCTaggaatgaaaagaaaattcCTGGCTCAAGCAAAGATGAAACACTGACTGGAACGAGGTATGCACCCCTCGGTCTGTATGAAGAGAAGATGCTGCTAAGGAAGCTGGAATCTTATGCTAGTGCTGTGACAGTTTGTCCAGAAGCTAGACGCCTGTATAGGAAACTTTTGGTACGGCAAGCAAAACGTGAGAGGGGACTGCCTTTGCTGGACTTGGATCTGGCAGTTAGTGCTACTCTTGCTTTTGTTGGTGCAATGTATGGTGCAAAGGAGAGTGAAGGAGGCTGCCAAATAAGAACTGGCATAGCGACTTACCGTACCACTAGTAAGGACCTTCAGATCCTCGATCGATTTCAG aGTGCTGTATCTGGAAGAAAAGGGTACCGCCTACCAGTTGCATCATTTTGGCATCGACTCATGGGATCAGATGCAACCTCAGAACAATGCATAATTAGTCCTTACACATCACGAACTCTAAAGCCTTTTATaag gcGTGACTATGAAAGTAAACCTCTTAAACTCCGGCTGCTGGCTGAAATTCGAGCATACCGAAACAGAAATATCCCAGACTGGACACCTGAATCGGACGCTCCCATTGATTACTGTTATGTGCGGCCTAATCACATACCTTCTATAAATTCCATGTGCCATGAAATGTTCTGGCCTG gtATAGATCTGTCTGAGTGTCTTCAGTATCCAGATTTCAGCGTTGTAGTTCTTTATAAGAAAATTGTTATTGGATTTGGATTCATGGTCCCAGATGTCAAGTACAGTGAGGCATACATTTCGTTTTTGCTTGTGCACCCAGAGTGGCGAAGAGCTGGAATTGGTACCTTTATGATTTATCATCTAATACAG ACTTGCATGGGAAAAGATGTGACTCTTCATGTTTCGGCAAGCAATCCTGCCATGCTGTTATATCAGAAATTTGGCTTTAAAACAGAAGAATTCATATTGGATTTTTATGATAAATATTACCCTGTTGATAGCAAGGAATGCCGGCATGCTTTTTTTCTGAGGCTGCGGCGATAA
- the LOC120516386 gene encoding protein PET117 homolog, mitochondrial — MSTTSKIVFGVSVLFSVGTVVGVHVKQRLDRQRLHEGVIRDLERQAQKKANLLQLEEQIALTKELKREQKRLAESENC; from the exons ATGTCCACGACCTCAAAAATTGTGTTTGGAGTTTCGGTGTTGTTTTCTGTAGGAACTGTAGTGGGAGTTCATGTAAAGCAGCGACTGGACAGACAG AGACTTCATGAAGGAGTTATACGGGATCTGGAGAGGCAAGCACAGAAAAAGGCAAACTTGCTACAGCTGGAAGAACAGATTGCTCTTACGAAGGAGCTCAAGCGTGAACAAAAGCGATTAGCTGAATCAGAAAACTGCTAG